The window GAGGGGACCGCAAGGCCAGGGGAGGGGGGGCACAGGGGAGGGCCTGGACACCATCTGGGGTGATTCTGGAGCCAGGAGCCTGGTCTCAGTGCTGGTGGTGgggttggggcagggggtgggtctTACCTAAAAGCTTCCCATTGCCTAGAAAGAGGCCTACCAAGGGGTGTAGGAGTCAGAAGTCACAGGGCTCAGAGGGCTGAATTTGAGGGTCGCAGGGTGGGGACTCACTGGTCAAGGGCAGCAGAGGTTCCAAAGTTCAAGTCTTGGGTTCTTGGGGTCATTGGGGTCAGGGATCATGGTCACAGGGTTCAGAATCAAGGTTCATAAGGTCAAGGTGATAACATCCAGACTTTTAGATCATTGGGCCAAAGGTCAGGGGTCAGGGTTCGATGTTCCTGGAATCAAGGTCATTGGGCTTGACGGTCACTGAGGTTGGCAATCATGAGGCCCTGGCTCATTAGGACAGGTTTGCGTGGGACTTGAGGATCCTAGGTCCCAGAGGCCAGGGTGCCAGAGGATGGGGGGGCGGTTACGGTCCAGAGCACAGGAAGCCTTGGTCCCTAGGTCACTAGATTTGGCGGTCCAGGGTCTCAGGTAACTGAAGTCAGAGTTCCTGGGGGTGGGCGTCCGGGTCTGGGGTCCCTGCCGCAGGGCTGAGGGCACTCACCTCTGGGGGCAGGTGCATGAGCAGCACGGCGGCCACAGGGCCCTGGGCCTGGCAGTAGCCCTGCTCCGGCCGGTACAGGGTGTAGGCCTTCAGTACCTGCAGGAGCCCCTGCTGCCTGTGCCAGAAGACCCCATCAGGGGCCAGTCCTCCGGGCAGCCCTCCCGCACCCTCTGGCGGCCCCTGCCCAGGCCTCGGCCCCTCAGGAGCCTTGCTGGGTCCTCTGCGATGCAAAGACGAAAAGCCAGGGGCGGGGACTCTGCCAAAGCGCCTGGGagtgtgggggctggggggtcCCTGGGCATCCCCACCCTCGTACCCGTGACCCTGGGGCGACACAAACATCTCATGCAGCGGGAACTGGCGGTGCAGGTCCCTGCCGATGGTTTCCATCCACTGTGGGTCTCCTGGGGCCTCAGCCAGGTTCTGCACGTGGGCAAGAAGGTGGAGGTGAAGGCCCAGAGGGGTGAAGGGCTAGGGGCGGGGGCTGGGACCCCTGCCAGTCCCCTCACCTGGTACGTGCCGGGGCTGTTCTTCTGACACATGTGAGCCCCGCACAGAAGGGGCCAACACCGGGCCCGCAGGGCCGAGGGGATGCCTTTCCGGCACTGCATCTTTACCTGAGGGTGAGGCCAGGGCACCCCGTCAGGCCAGCCATGCCAGATACCCCTGCTGCTCTCAGCAGGCCTCAGGCACAATCTGCTATCGGGCAAGAGTCTCCACGAGGAGCAGGGAGTGAAGGCAAGAGGTGCTGGGACACAGGAGGCTGAATTTTGCCAGGCAGAGGGGGACGAGCCAAGTAGGCCCGCATGGGACCACTCTCCCCTCACCTTCTTGTACCGCCGAGACATGGTTTTCTCCCAGTGTGAAGTCATCTCCACCCACTTCATCTCCCGCTGGCGGATGAGGTCTGCAGGAGGGTGACCCGGCCTGGGACACATGACACAGATGTCCAGACACAGGACACCCACGTCCACCACCCTTTCTGCTACCTGGGTGAGCCCAACCCTTGGCCCTGATCTCTGGGAATCTCTGGGGTGGGGAGTGACCTGTCACCCAGGAGTTGCCAGTGGTTGTCATGGGGACAGGAAAGGATGTGGCTCCGATGTGGGCGGAAGCAGGAGATACTGAAGGGGTGTGTAGGTGtgtgatgggggaggggctggtTGACTGTCCCCCAGGATGGGGACAGACAACTCTTCGGGGAAGTTGAGTAGACAGAGCCCAAGACCTAGAAACCAGGAGTCTTCTCTGAGCCTGATTCTGCCTCTGATGGCGGTGTGACCTCCCTATCTATCTCCAAACTTGTCTCCCTTTCAGCACCTGGGGAAGTGGGGGGACTAGTAGGGGAAGAAGTGTGGGTTCTATGATTTCGGGATTCCTGGACCGGATTgaaaggagaagcaggttcagCCCCTCTGGGAACCCTCAGAGACTGGGATGAAGAGACACACAGGGACCCACCCCTCACAGCCTCACAGCCCTGCTAAGCTTAAGATTCCATCTAGAACCCGAGGACAGGTGACACTAGCTGAGTCCCCAGACCCTTCCAGGACCCTTGAGTTGGGCCTCACTCTAGaattcagctctcagccttcacCATTAGGCCCAGCACCCCGTATCCCACCTCATCCCTTCCCCACTTACCCTGGCTCTGCTGCGCTGCCCCCAATGAAGCCATAGCGGTCAGCCTGGCGATACGGGCCGGGCCCGCTCAACTCTGAGTCGGACCCCAAAGAGCTAGAGTCATCCTGCGGCTCGCCAGGCTGCGCCAGGTCCTCGCCCAGGGCCTGGGCCATGGCGCCACTGACCCCGGTGCGGCAGGCTGCAAGATGTGGGCAGCCAGTGTGAGTGGGGGTTCCTGGCCAGCCTGGGCCCAGGGCGCCTCTGCAGCCAGGCCTCAGTCCCAGGACCTGCCCTCCTGGTCAAAGAGGACAGGTTGCAGGGTATCGCACCACACCCCTCCGGTCCCCTCTCCtcttgtggggtgggggtggggcacaggCCCAGAGGGGCAGAAAGGCCAGGCCCCCTACCGGAGACCCAGGCCCAGCCCCTGTCCCTAGCAGCCCAGCTTACCTCCCTGCTGCACCTCACCTCCTCCTCTCACTTCCTCCTCGGCCACAGCTTCAGCAACCCGCTGGGGGCCCCTCCCAAGTGCGTAGGGGGGGGTTACCCCTTCCTCTCCAGGGCTCTTCCGGCCTGCCCCAGTGGCCCTGGGCCATGGGCTCCTCCCACCACCCCGGTGAGCTAGGTGGGTGCAGGCCTAGGTTCTTGTGCTGGGTGTGATGTGGCCAGAACCTGCCAGAGGTAGAGAAGCCACGCTGCCTCCAAATGTGAGGTCACCGGCAAATAAAATACTCAATTCAGGGCTCCAGTGAGTATTACGCTTTATTTAAAGTTACCTCTTTTGTTAATGCTTTCGACAAGTCAAACAGTAAGGCATTACTGCGCTACTCAAAACGCAAGGACGAGACATTAAAAAATTACGCACCACAGGCATGGGGACCAAAATGAGCTCGGAGTTCAGTGACAGGTGTCTGGGTCTGGTCAGCCACCCACAGGCCACAGGGACCCTAGAGGTAAGAGTTCCTCCGTCAATCTGAAGCCAACCCTTGCTATCTTTGAGCCTGTTTCCTTTCCTGCACTTCGTGGACTTAATCTGCACTCTCTGGGGAGACCCAATGAGACATCAATGAGGTCACACCACCTTCCAGCCCGGGACAGAAGTGGGAAGGACTATTGGGcccttgaaagagaaaaacaacttcaCACTACTTCCGGCCGCACATCCTCGGTGCAAGGGTGGGTAACTCCTCTAGGGCGGAACTAGAGTCGACCTCGCCCCGTGAAGCCCCGCCCCCAGTGCAGGCTCCGCCCCCGCAATCAGATCAGCCCAAGCCCCGCCCCCTGGCCGAGGCCCCGCCTCCCGGGCCGCCGCGGACCCTGGGCCTGGCGTCCAGTGGAGGCGCTAGAGCGCAGGGGCAGCCGGGGCGGGGCCGGgtgcggcggggcggggcgggcggccGAGGAGGCGGGGCAGCGGGCCGGGGCGGGCCCGGGCGGGCGGAAGGAGCACCAGGCCGGAAGGAGGCCTTGGGAGGGCGGGAGCCAGGACAGGGCCCGGAGGTGCTGGGCCAGAGCGGCGGCGCCGCCATGTCCGACAGCGAGAAGCTCAACCTGGACTCTATAATCGGACGCCTGCTGGAAGGTTGGCCGGGGCGGCGAGGGAGGTGGGCACCCGCCGCGCCCTGGTTCCCTGCACGGCCCGGAAGTGGCGCGCGGGTGGACCTGCCCCTCCCAGGGCCAGCTTCGACTGGGCGGGGACGGGCCGCGAGGTCCCGTGGCCACAtcgtccccccaccccacccccaccccaccccaatcgTGGCGCGCTGGGAGGTCTGGGGTTGTTCCCCTTGCCAGAGCAGGACCGGAGCGGGGCGGCGCGCAAGGATTGGCCTGGGCTCTTGGCTGAGGGAGAAACCCGAGAAGCCTACTCCCCCAGGAAGGGGTCCTGTGCTATGAGGTTTTGGATGGCCTCTGCGCACAGCAGTCCCCTCGCGAGCGCCTTGAGGGCAGTTGGGGGTCCCAGGAGGCTCAGCAGCAACAGCTGCCCCTGGACAAGGCGGGGCCGGGAGGCCCAGGAGCCCCCACCCAGAAGTGCCTGTGGGGTCACCGATGACATTCACCCTGTTCTCGCCTGAGGAACCAGGGTCCTGACGCCTCTTTCCGCCCCCAGTGCAGGGCTCCAGGCCTGGAAAGAATGTACAGCTGACGGAGAACGAGATCCGTGGTCTGTGCCTCAAATCCCGGGAGATTTTCCTGAGCCAGCCCATTCTTCTGGAGCTGGAGGCACCCCTCAAGATCTGCGGTGAGCCCCCAGCCCAGGTCCCCGTGGCCTCCTGAAAGCAGCCTTGCCCCCCACTCCTCCCAAGTTCCTCCTCCCTTGGGCCCAACCCTGACCCTGGGTTCACGTTTAGGCTGCCCCTAGTGCTGACCTGGTTCCTTGGGTCACAGGTGACATTCACGGCCAGTACTATGATCTTCTGCGGCTGTTCGAGTACGGCGGCTTCCCTCCAGAGAGTAACTACTTGTTCCTGGGGGACTACGTGGACAGGGGCAAGCAGTCTTTGGAGACCATCTGCCTGCTGCTGGCCTATAAGATCAAGTACCCAGAGAACTTCTTCCTGCTCCGTGGGAACCACGAGTGTGCCAGCATCAACCGCATCTACGGCTTCTATGATGAGTGTGAGTGGGCAGAGCATCTGGGGCTGCCCTGGTCCTGAAGGGCTCTCCTTGCCATTCAGTGCAACCCTCGTGTTGACCTGGTGGCTGGGGTGTCAGCGTCTGACAAACACCTGCTAAGCTGAGCGCCGTGAAGGTAGCACCAGCCCATgccaccctcccctgccctcctaGAGCAGATCCTGGCACTCAGGGACCTGGCCAGTGGCTGCTGACTGAAGGGCTGCCAGGATTCTAAGGCAGGGCCTCACCTGCCGACACTCCCCTCCAGCGCATCCGGTACTTAAGCACTTAGGATGCCTGTTGGGACTGGACTCTGTTAGACAGAAGCTGAGATGAACCAGACCCGGTCTCGACCTGGCCCTGCTCTTGTGCTGGGGGTGGGTACCAACCTTGAGGTCATGCTAGAAGTGGAACTCTGGGGTTCCTGTGGACTCGGCTGCTTTAGAATTCTGTCTGGGAGGCAATGGGGTAGTAGGGGTAGGGGGCGGgggtttggtttccttttttgCTTTCCATTCTCTCCTCCTAGCTGTGTCTGAACAACACAATGTGTCCTGGAAGGCCTGGAGACCCAGGCTGAGGGTGGAGCAGAGAGGCCCTCTGGTGAGCTGTCTCCTTCCCCCTGGGCAGGCAAGAGACGCTACAACATCAAACTGTGGAAGACCTTCACTGATTGCTTCAACTGCCTGCCCATCGCTGCCATCGTGGACGAGAAGATCTTCTGTTGCCATGGAGGTGAGCACAGCTCTGGGCGTGTGAATGCTTGGGAAGGATGAGCCTCCCAGGGTGAGCACCCCTGGGGACCTTGGGACAGAAGCGTCAGCTGGAAGATGTGTTCCCAGTCACCAGGAACAGCTCTTCCTGGAACCCTGGTATGGGTAGGACTTCCACGAAGTCCCCCTGCACTGCAGCATTAGGCTGCACCCACTGTTGTGTCGTGGCCTCACCTTCTTGCATGGAGTTTGCTTGTCCCctttctccagggcttccctggtggctcagatggtaaagaatctgcctgcaatgcgggagacccaggtttgattcctgggttgggacgatcccctgaagaaaggaatggctacccactccagctttcttgcctggacagcccatggggtttcaaagagttggacacaactgagcgactaacactttctccagGGAGCTCTGTGCTCCTTGAAGGGACGGGGACTTGGAAGAGGCAGAAGGTGATGAGTTCTGCCTGTGTAGGCTCCCaggaatcctggagagggtggagAGGTGGGGGGCAGAGGCTGATTGTcaaaggctgcctggaggaggtgacctgCCCCCTGTGCCCTCCAGGCCTGTCCCcagacctacagtccatggagcagaTCCGGCGTATCATGCGGCCCACAGATGTGCCTGACCAGGGCCTGCTCTGTGACCTGCTGTGGTCTGACCCTGACAAGGATGTGCAGGGCTGGGGCGAGAATGACCGTGGCGTCTCCTTTACGTTTGGAGCTGAGGTGGTAGCCAAGTTCCTGCACAAGCATGACCTGGACCTCATCTGCCGGGCACACCAGGTGGGCTGGCAGCCCCCATCCGGGTGAGAGCAGGGCTGGCAGCCAGCTCCTGCTGAACTAACCGTCTCCACCCTCGTCCAGGTAGTAGAAGACGGCTATGAGTTCTTTGCCAAGCGGCAGCTGGTGACACTCTTCTCAGCCCCCAACTACTGCGGCGAGTTTGACAATGCAGGTGCCATGATGAGCGTGGACGAGACGCTCATGTGCTCCTTCCAGGTGGGGTTCGGGCTGGGGGCGGACAGGCTGAGGGGCCTATGGCTCGGCCCCCTGAGCCTGACCAGTTTTTTCTCTTCTAGATCCTCAAGCCCGCCGACAAGAACAAGGGGAAATACGGGCAGTTCAGTGGCCTGAACCCTGGAGGCCGGCCCATCACCCCACCCCGCAACTCCGCCAAAGCCAAGAAATAGCCTCCATGTGCCCGCCCTCTGGCCCAGATGGTGGATTGTACAGAAATCACAGTGGCTATAGGGGGCTCATGCTGGCCCCCCAGGCCCACCCATCACAGGGAACACGGAGGCTtggtgtatttttctcttttttttaatgaatcaataGCAGCATCCAGTCTCCCAGGGCTCTTCCCGCTTGTACCTACAGCGGCTGCAGGCAGGATCCTGGGGCTAAGGCTGCAGCTCAGGGCAAAGCAGGGCCAGATTGGGGATCTCCAGCCTTGCTTGGCCTCAGGGCTGGCAGCCGGATCCTGGGGCAACCCATCTGGTCTCTTGAATAAAGGTCAAAGCTGGATTCTTGCCATAGCCTCGGTCTCCCTTGTCCCAAACACTGGGCCTGGCAACCCTTCCGCCCAGAGCCACTTGGGAGGCTTGCTGAGCTTGGGGCCCCAGCCAAGAAAACCCCAGCCACATGCCCAGGTCCACAGGGACCCTTGGAATTTACAAGCCAGGGCCAGAGAGTTCGGGGAAAGCAAGCAAAACAGTGTGTGCCAGTCACAGGGGATCCCAGAGGTGCACTCAGGATTTGAGGGAGGGACAGGTCATGATTGGCAGAAGGTGGATCAGCAGGGGCAGAAGCCCCacaatgatttctttctttcttagggAGGTGGGCTTAGAGAAGGCAGTCCTCCAGTTTTGCCCACAGAATTGGATTAAGAGGTGAGGGAACTCACTGCAGAGGGCAGCTCAGCATCGAGACTGGGAACAGACATGATAGATTGAGGGTTGAATGAATGATTGGGGGTTGAAGGGAAACAACAAGACCCAGGCCAGGCAAGGCCCTGGGGGAGGTGGCAGGACCAGTCAGCTCGGCTCCAGCAGGGCGCACCTCTACTACCCACCAAGGAGGAGAGCAGACCTGCCCTGGCTGGCCTTGGGAGAAGGGTGGGGCGGGGCTTCATCGGGCCCAGGCTCGGCTCAGCCTTCGCCCTCACTGTCTTCAGCCAGCACAGGGCTGGGGCCCTGGGGAGAGTGTGCAGGGGccaggatggagccaaagaacaGCGAGCGGAACTGGCGAGAGAACAGAGGAAGCTGGGTGAGCTCGGAGGctgctccctccctctgcctcccaccccagcctctgcctccatgcttagtggtgtctgactttgcaaccccatggactgtagcccaccaggctcccctatccctgggactctccaggcaagaatactggagtgggttgccatgccctcctccaggggatcttccccacccagggactgaacccaggtctcctgcatggctggcggattctttccgttggagccaccagtgaagcccctctGTCTCTCACCCCTACCTTCTTAGGTGGGGGAgtcccaggcactgtgctgggctcCATGTCGTCATCTTCCTCCTCTGAGTGGGGGCTGGAGCTACAGGGGCGCTGGAGGCCAGGTGAAAGGGAGATGGAGGGCAGTGCTCGGGAGCCCTCACTGCCCGTGGTGGTTTCCATGGCGATCATGTAAGAGTCCATGTCGTCAACAGCAAAGTCATCCAGGTCTAGGTGGGGCGTGCTACAGGCAGAGATGGTATCAGTGGGGAAGGGGGCGGGGGACAGAGTGAGGGCCCCGCCTGGAGGGCTCAGCCAGTGCCTGCAGGAGCCTAGTAACCATTGGTGACCTCTTGGTTTTATTATTTCCTGATTTGGTGGGAGGGGAAAGGATGGGGGCGGTGTTTTAAGTGGCCGCTTCCGGGAGGGGGTCAACCGTAGACTCCTTTCATCAGAGTTCAGGTAGAGGCCTGAGGGAGGCATCCTGGGGGCCGCTTCAGCTCACTGGGAGAGGGGAGCGGCAAGTCCAGTGAGCTGGGCCACCTGGGGCCCAAGCCCCCACCTTCCCAGGGGACAGGAACTGGAGCGCACTGGGGCCCAGGGACATACTGGGCAGAGGGCCAGGCCAAACTTCCTCCACTTAAACTACGCTGGGCCCATCCTCCCCAACCCACCTGCCCTTTCAGCCACCTGCTTCCCCCATCCCAGGCAGCCCCCTGCCTCCCGGCAGCCCTTTTCCCTCCTTGGCTTGGGAGGAGGCCTCAGCCAGAGAAGGAAGCCAGCCCGACCTTGGGGACACTTCCCTGGGTGGGGGATCTCTGAGTACAGCTGACTGGTGAGGCTGAGCCTGCAGGGCTGGAAGCGGTGAGCACTGTAGGGGCTGGGGCTCGACAGGAAGTGGGGATGGGAGGCGCAAAGGGTGGGGGCTGCAGACTCTGGAAGCAGCAGGATGCAGCCTGGGTGCACAGAGTGAGAAGGGGGGTGGGCGGGCGCAGCTCTCACCTGTGAGCCTGAGGCCCAGGCTCTGGCCGCTGGAGCTCCTCTTGGGCACGCAGGGTCTGGGGGTGTGAGTCCGACTCTGAGAGTGTGGCTAGGACAAAGTGGCCGTCCAGCAGAGAGTCCTCGATGGCAAAGATGGCTGGCCTGGGCAGGTGACAGATCCAGACGTAGTCAAGGCCCTTTGGCTTCTGGCACCCCAGAGCCTTCCCCTCCCTATCCCAAGGCTGGGCCTTACCTGCCCGGGGCATCGAAGTGAATGCTGAGGGACAAGTTGGCTGACTCTGCGAAGCTCAGGAGCCCCTGGGAAGGGAGAAGCAGAGCAtggaggctgggcagggaggagaggtGGACGGGGCGTTGAGTGCACGGCAGGAACCTCACCCGGAATTCCTTGAGGCAGAAAGTGATGGCCACCCCTTCCTGGGCCTGCAACTGCTGGAAATCCTCCTCTCCGATGCTCATCTCCGTCACCATGGCTTTGATGGCGCTGTCTGGGGGGGGCAGCAACAGGAGGAAGCCAGGCTCTGCCCCCGCCAGCCTGTCTCTGCTCTCTGCACCCCCCCAGCCCGTCTCTGCTCTCTGCCCCAGGCCCCATTGGTCCCCTCACCTGCCTCCTCCTCTTGGTAGCTACGCAGGATGACCCTGCGGCCACGGCCAATGCCCAGAGTCACTTCAGCCAGCGCCGGGGGGAAAGGCAGAACAGCCTCCACCAGGACCCTGTGAGGAGGGCACAGCATCAcacccgaggctcgatcccgcccaGTGGCTTTGCTCTCGGAGGACTGGAGGCGGGACAGCAAGGCACCCCAACGTCCAAAGAGAACCAGGCCAGGCCTCGCATGGCCCCAGGGTGGAGCACGGGGGCAGCAGGACAGTCCCTGCCTCATCCAAGGTTCCCAGGATGTTGTGGGAGAGTAGTCCTCTTGCAAGAGATGGAGGCAGACAAGAACAGGCTCACAGAACGCAGCAGGGAGTTCAGGCGGTTTGTGCTGAACCGAACCAGGTAGGTGGCTCCTGCCCATCCAGGGTTGGGAGACCAGACCCA is drawn from Bubalus kerabau isolate K-KA32 ecotype Philippines breed swamp buffalo chromosome 5, PCC_UOA_SB_1v2, whole genome shotgun sequence and contains these coding sequences:
- the RAD9A gene encoding cell cycle checkpoint control protein RAD9A isoform X1, producing MKCLVTGSNVKVLGKAVHSLSRIGDELYLEPLEDGLSLRTVNSSRSAYACFLFAPLFFQQYQAATPGQDQLRCKILMKSFLSVFRSLAMLEKTVEKCCISLNDRSSRLVVQLHCKYGVRKTHNLSFQDCESLQAVFDPALCPHMLRAPARVLVEAVLPFPPALAEVTLGIGRGRRVILRSYQEEEADSAIKAMVTEMSIGEEDFQQLQAQEGVAITFCLKEFRVRFLPCTQRPVHLSSLPSLHALLLPSQGLLSFAESANLSLSIHFDAPGRPAIFAIEDSLLDGHFVLATLSESDSHPQTLRAQEELQRPEPGPQAHSTPHLDLDDFAVDDMDSYMIAMETTTGSEGSRALPSISLSPGLQRPCSSSPHSEEEDDDMEPSTVPGTPPPKKFRSLFFGSILAPAHSPQGPSPVLAEDSEGEG
- the RAD9A gene encoding cell cycle checkpoint control protein RAD9A isoform X2, with translation MKCLVTGSNVKVLGKAVHSLSRIGDELYLEPLEDGLSLRTVNSSRSAYACFLFAPLFFQQYQAATPGQDQLRCKILMKSFLSVFRSLAMLEKTVEKCCISLNDRSSRLVVQLHCKYGVRKTHNLSFQDCESLQAVFDPALCPHMLRAPARVLVEAVLPFPPALAEVTLGIGRGRRVILRSYQEEEADSAIKAMVTEMSIGEEDFQQLQAQEGVAITFCLKEFRGLLSFAESANLSLSIHFDAPGRPAIFAIEDSLLDGHFVLATLSESDSHPQTLRAQEELQRPEPGPQAHSTPHLDLDDFAVDDMDSYMIAMETTTGSEGSRALPSISLSPGLQRPCSSSPHSEEEDDDMEPSTVPGTPPPKKFRSLFFGSILAPAHSPQGPSPVLAEDSEGEG
- the PPP1CA gene encoding serine/threonine-protein phosphatase PP1-alpha catalytic subunit, translating into MSDSEKLNLDSIIGRLLEVQGSRPGKNVQLTENEIRGLCLKSREIFLSQPILLELEAPLKICGDIHGQYYDLLRLFEYGGFPPESNYLFLGDYVDRGKQSLETICLLLAYKIKYPENFFLLRGNHECASINRIYGFYDECKRRYNIKLWKTFTDCFNCLPIAAIVDEKIFCCHGGLSPDLQSMEQIRRIMRPTDVPDQGLLCDLLWSDPDKDVQGWGENDRGVSFTFGAEVVAKFLHKHDLDLICRAHQVVEDGYEFFAKRQLVTLFSAPNYCGEFDNAGAMMSVDETLMCSFQILKPADKNKGKYGQFSGLNPGGRPITPPRNSAKAKK